A section of the Larus michahellis chromosome 1, bLarMic1.1, whole genome shotgun sequence genome encodes:
- the SBF1 gene encoding myotubularin-related protein 5 isoform X7 — MARLADYFVLVGYDPGKRGSGDGQGQILQRFPEKDWEDNPFPQGIELFCQPSGWQLFTERNPPTFFVAVLTDINSERHYCACFTFWEAVESAQPQSHPRNGEGVEEEEEPSSPVQPAQLFAPKSLVLVSRLDHAEVFRNSLGLIYTIYVDGLSVSLENVIGNLLTCTIPITGGAQRTISLGAGDRQVIQTPINDSLPVSSCSVALLFRQLGITNVLYLFCAALTEHKILFLSSSYQRLTDACRALLALMFPLKYSFTYVPILPAQLLEVLSTPTPFIIGVHSIFQSETQELLDVVIADLDGGTVNVPECVHISLLPEPLLQQTREALSMVLDPELEVADLAFPPSTISASSLKMQDKEIRAVFLRLFAQLLQGYRWCLHIIRIHPEPVIRFHKAAFLGQRGLTEDDFLTKVLEGMAFAGFVTERGAPYRSIDLFDELVAYEVKRMRAEEGNKQKILRHIKELAEKLYKNENPYPAVTMHKVQKPTEGCHLRLHQKPFPRLDEGTVQWIIDQATAKLQTAPPAVKAEKKCMVPSGPPIAAIMERNGNALANSARRLEVVRNCISYVFENKMLEAKKLFPAVLRAMKGRAARHCLTQELNLHVQQNRAVLDHQQFDFIIRMMNCCLQDCTAMDEHGIAAALLPLVTAFCRKLSPGITQFAYSCVQEHVVWTNIQFWEAMFYCDVQNHIRALYLDNNEENHVDEESTEGPQEAKSALEIASEQLRLWPTMSREKQQELIQKEESTVFSQAIHYANRMSYLLLPLDTSKNRLLRSSGLGDVESVSNSFVTNSIAGSVAESYDTESGFEDAESSDVANYVVRFINRFVDKVCTESGVTNEHLKGLHVMIPDIVQMHIETLDAVHRESKRLPPIQKPKLLRPNLLVGEECVMEGLRVCLMPDGREEAAGGNIGGPPLLPAEGAIFLTTYRIIFKGTPTDPLVGEQVVIRSFPIASLTKEKKFNIEAPMDQFIQEGLQLRSCTFQLLKIAFDEEVASDSAEVFRKHLHKLRYPQHVRGTFAFTVGQSPKQAMQPKAKEKNPSLRTLSKNLVKNAKKTIGRQYVTRKKYTPPTWEQRSSQHFPEDNEDEISVSEEMDRSTLTPTTTIRPSDKMTINHLVERACCRDYQRMGLGTLSSSLTRSKNEPFRISTVNRMYAICRSYPGLLIVPQSIQDNTIQRISRCYRQNRFPVVCWRNSRTKAVLLRSGGLHGKGVVGLFKSQNAPTAGPSQTDSTSLEQEKYLQAVINSMPHYADAGGRNTLSGFTSAHMSSSDFSDKRQPKLGSLMKQVMGGKDDGPGTISRGGKWGSIRASGRMSSYALNMEIGSRLAGKDLLGAQHNGTPSEASFLRQHRASLYIIGDKSQLKGVKPDPLQHWEVVPIEVFDVRQVKASFKKLMKACVPGCHSPDTSVTYLRSLEESEWLSQIHKILQISVLVVELLDTGSSVLVSLEDGWDITTQVVSLVQLLSDPYYRTLEGFRLLVEKEWLSFGHRFSHRGAQTLAGQSSGFAPIFLQFLDCVHQIHLQFPMEFEFSQYYLKFLSYHYISNRFRTFLLDSDYERIELGLLYEEKGERKSQQVYKSIWDYIDRLNKKAPIFFNYMYAPEDGEVLRPYSNISNLKVWDYYTEETLSEGPSYDWELTQGQPEHMEEADRQDTSAPQTKRKIIWPCYDNRSRVEPDAISKLLEELHNLEMELGQIPERWKDTWDKVKASQRTEARQEGSRTPSSLLMSSGLSHHRRSLGVYLQESGVGSTLNLSLDSDTSSTSTPSSGKQGGRKSTSTLYSQFQMSESENRSYEGSLYKKGAFMKPWKSRWFVLDKTKHQLRYYDSRMDTECKGVIDLADVESITPGTPTMGAPKTVDEKAFFDLKTTKRVYNFCAQDVQLAQQWIDRIQSCLSDA, encoded by the exons AGGACGATCTCTCTgggagcaggggacaggcaggtgaTCCAGACACCCATCAATGACTCGCTTCCCGTCAGCAGCTGCAGCGTGGCCCTGCTCTTCCGCCAGCTCG gCATCACCAACGTGCTGTATCTCTTCTGTGCAGCGCTTACCGAACACAAGATCCTGTTTCTCTCCAGCAGTTACCAGAGGCTGACTGACGCCTGCCGGGCTCTCCTTGCGCTTATGTTCCCCCTCAAGTACAG CTTCACCTACGTGCCCATCTTGCCTGCACAGCTCCTTGAGGTACTGAGCACCCCGACGCCCTTCATTATCGGGGTCCACTCCATCTTCCAGTCGGAGACGCAGGAGCTG CTGGATGTTGTCATCGCAGACCTGGACGGGGGGACAGTGAATGTCCCCGAGTGTGTACATATCTCCCTGCTCCCCGAACCCCTGCTCCAGCAGACCCGGGAAGCCCTCTCCATG GTCTTGGACCCGGAGCTGGAGGTGGCAGATCTTGCATTCCCCCCTTCAACGATTTCTGCCTCTTCTCTCAAAATGCAG gaTAAGGAGATCCGGGCTGTCTTCCTCCGCTTGTTTGCACAGCTGCTTCAGGGCTATCGCTGGTGTCTGCACATCATCCGCATCCATCCTGAGCCCGTCATCCGATTCCATAAG GCAGCCTTCCTTGGGCAGAGGGGGCTGACGGAGGACGACTTCCTCACCAAGGTGCTGGAGGGCATGGCGTTCGCCGGCTTCGTGACCGAGCGGGGGGCCCCGTACCGCTCCATCGACCTGTTCGATGAG CTTGTGGCTTACGAAGTGAAGCGCATGCGCGCAGAAGAGGGGAACAAGCAGAAAATACTGCGGCACATCAAGGAGCTGGCGGAGAAACTTTACAAAAAT GAGAACCCGTACCCCGCGGTGACCATGCACAAGGTGCAGAAGCCCACGGAAGGTTGTCACCTGCGCCTCCACCAGAAGCCTTTTCCCCGTCTGGATGAGGGGACGGTGCAGTGGATCATTGACCAGGCCACGGCCAAGCTGCAGACGGCTCCTCCTGCTgtgaaggcagagaagaaatgcATGGTGCCATCAGGACCCCCCATTG CTGCCATCATGGAGCGCAACGGCAACGCCCTGGCCAACAGCGCCCGTCGCCTGGAGGTGGTCAGAAACTGCATCTCCTACGTCTTTGAGAACAAGATGTTAGAAGCCAAAAAG TTGTTCCCTGCTGTGCTGCGCGCCATGAAGGGCCGAGCCGCCAGGCACTGCCTGACCCAGGAGCTGAACCTCCACGTGCAGCAGAACCGGGCGGTGCTGGATCACCAGCAGTTTGATTTCATCATCCGCATGATGAACTGCTGTTTGCAG GACTGCACTGCCATGGACGAGCACGGGATTGCAGCCGCGCTCTTGCCGCTGGTCACCGCTTTCTGCCGA aaACTGAGCCCGGGCATCACGCAGTTTGCGTACAGCTGTGTGCAGGAGCATGTGGTGTGGACCAACATCCAGTTCTGGGAGGCCATGTTCTACTGCGACGTGCAGAACCACATCCGAGCCTTGTACCTGGACAACAACGAGGAGAACCACGTGGATGAG GAGAGCACAGAAGGGCCCCAGGAGGCCAAGTCTGCCCTGGAGATAGCATCGGAGCAGCTGAGGCTCTGGCCCACCATGAGCcgagagaagcagcaggagctgatcCAGAAGGAGGAGAGCACTGTTTTCAGCCAGGCCATCCACTACGCCAACCGCATGAGCTACCTGCTGCTGCCCCTCGACACCAGCAAGAACCGCCTGCTACGCAGCTCCGGGCTGGGGGACGTGGAGAGTGTCAGCAACAGCTTCGTCACCAACAG CATCGCTGGCAGCGTGGCTGAGAGCTATGACACAGAAAGTGGATTTGAGGATGCAGAGAGTTCTGACGTGGCCAACTACGTGGTGCGATTCATCAACCGCTTTGTGGACAAAGTCTGCACGGAGAGTGGAGTCACCAACGAGCACCTCAAGGGGCTGCACGTCATGATCCCTG ATATTGTGCAGATGCACATAGAGACACTGGACGCCGTGCACAGGGAGAGCAAGAGGCTTCCTCCCATCCAGAAG CCAAAGCTGCTGCGCCCCAACCTGTTGGTGGGTGAGGAGTGTGTGATGGAAGGGCTCCGCGTGTGCCTCATGCCTGATGGACGGGAAGAAGCTGCTGGAGGGAATATTGGTGGTCCACCTCTCCTCCCTGCGGAAGGAGCCATCTTCCTCACCACTTACCGCATCATCTTCAAAGGCACTCCCACGGACCCGCTGG TGGGGGAGCAGGTGGTGATCCGATCCTTCCCCATTGCCTCGCTGACCAAAGAGAAGAAGTTCAATATCGAGGCCCCAATGGATCAGTTCATCCAGGAGGGCTTGCAGCTGCGCTCGTGCACATTCCAG TTGCTGAAGATTGCCTTCGATGAGGAGGTGGCTTCAGACAGTGCTGAGGTCTTCAGGAAGCACCTGCACAAGCTGCGTTACCCCCAGCACGTGCGTGGCACCTTCGCCTTCACTGTGGGCCAGTCACCCAAGCAAGCCATGCAGCCCAAGGCCAAGGAGAAGAACCCCTCGCTCAG GACACTCTCCAAAAACCTGGTGAAAAATGCCAAGAAAACAATTGGCCGCCAATACGTGACGCGAAAGAAATACACGCCGCCCACGTGGGAGCAGCGGAGCAGCCAGCACTTCCCAGAGGACAACGAGGATGAAATCTCAG TGTCTGAAGAGATGGACAGAAGCACTTtgacccccaccaccaccatcagaCCTTCGGACAAGATGACCATCAACCACTTGGTGGAGCGAGCCTGCTGCCGCGACTACCAGCggatggggctgggcaccctCAGCAGCAGCCTCACCCGCTCCAAGAACGAGCCCTTCCGCATCTCCACCGTCAACCGCATGTACGCCATTTGCCGCAG CTACCCCGGGCTGCTCATCGTGCCGCAGAGCATCCAGGACAACACCATCCAGCGCATCTCCCGCTGCTACCGCCAGAACCGCTTCCCCGTGGTGTGCTGGCGAAACTCCCGCACCAAGGCCGTGCTGTTGCGCTCGGGGGGGCTGCATGGCAAGGGCGTCGTGGGCCTCTTCAAGTCCCAGAACGCCCCCACCGCAG GCCCCTCGCAGACGGACTCCACCAGTTTGGAGCAGGAGAAGTACCTGCAGGCCGTGATCAACTCCATGCCACACTACGCCGACGCAGGCGGGCGCAACACGCTCAGTGGCTTCACCTCGGCGCACATGAGCAGCTCAG ATTTCTCCGACAAGAGACAGCCTAAGCTGGGATCGCTCATGAAGCAGGTGATGGGAGGGAAGGACGATGGGCCCGGTACTATTAGCCGCGGAG gcaaGTGGGGCAGCATCCGAGCCAGTGGGCGCATGAGCAGCTACGCCCTGAACATGGAGATCGGGTCGCGCCTGGCTGGGAAGGACCTGCTGGGTGCCCAGCACAACGGCACCCCCTCGGAGGCCAGCTTCCTGCGCCAGCACCGCGCCTCGCTCTACATCATCGGGGACAAGTCACAGCTGAAG GGGGTGAAACCGGACCCGCTGCAGCACTGGGAGGTGGTGCCCATCGAGGTGTTCGATGTGCGGCAGGTGAAGGCCAGCTTCAAGAAGCTGATGAAGGCTTGCGTGCCCGGCTGCCActctcctgacaccagtgtcacCTACTTGCGGTCCCTGGAGGAGTCCGAGTGGCTGTCCCAG ATCCATAAGATCCTGCAGATTTCGGTGTTGGTGGTGGAGCTCCTGGACACGGGCTCCTCTGTGCTGGTCAGCCTGGAGGACGGCTGGGACATTACCACGCAG gtggTCTCCTTGGTGCAGCTGCTCTCGGACCCCTACTACCGCACGCTGGAGGGCTTCCGCCTGCTGGTGGAGAAGGAGTGGCTGTCCTTCGGGCACCGCTTCAGCCACCGCGGGGCCCAGACCCTGGCCGGCCAGAGCAGCGGTTTTGCCCCCATCTTCCTGCAGTTCCTGGACTGTGTACATCAG ATCCACCTGCAGTTCCCCATGGAGTTCGAGTTCAGCCAGTACTACCTGAAGTTCCTCAGCTACCACTACATTTCCAACCGTTTCCGGACGTTCCTGCTGGACTCCGACTACGAGCGCATCGAGCTGG GCCTCCTTTACGAGGAGAAGGGTGAGCGGAAGAGCCAGCAGGTCTACAAGTCCATCTGGGATTACATTGACCGGCTGAACAAGAAAGCCCCCATCTTCTTCAACTACATGTATGCCCCCGAGGATGGGGAG GTGCTAAGGCCGTACAGCAACATTTCCAACCTGAAGGTGTGGGACTACTACACGGAGGAGACGCTTTCCGAGGGCCCCTCCTACGACTGGGAGCTGACGCAGGGGCAGCCGGAGCACATGGAGGAGGCGGATCGGCAGGACACCAGTGCCCCCCAGACCAAGCGCAAGATCATCTGGCCGTGCTACGACAACCGCAGCCGCGTGGAGCCCGACGCCATCTCCAAACTGCTGGAG GAGCTGCACAACCTGGAGATGGAGCTGGGGCAGATCCCGGAGCGCTGGAAGGACACGTGGGACAAGGTCAAAGCTTCCCAGCGCACGGAGGCGCGGCAGGAGGGCAGCCGG acccccagctccctgctgatGTCCTCCGGGCTCTCCCACCACCGGCGCTCGCTGGGTGTCTACCTGCAGGAGAGCGGGGTGGGCTCCACCCTCAACCTCAGCCTCGACAGCGACACCAGCAGCACCTCCACCCCCTCCAGCGGGAAGCAGGGCGGCCGCAAGAGCACCAGCACGCTCTACAGCCAGTTCCAGATGTCGGAGAGCGAGAACAG GTCCTACGAGGGGTCTCTGTACAAGAAAGGAGCCTTCATGAAACCGTGGAAGTCTCGCTGGTTCGTGCTGGATAAAACCAAACATCAG CTGCGGTACTACGACAGCCGGATGGACACGGAGTGCAAAGGGGTGATCGACCTGGCTGACGTGGAGTCCATCACCCCAGGAACCCCCACCATGGGGGCCCCCAAGACGGTGGATGAGAAAGCCTTCTTCGAT ctgAAGACGACGAAACGAGTTTACAATTTCTGCGCCCAGGATGTGCAGCTGGCCCAGCAGTGGATCGACCGCATCCAGAGCTGCTTGTCGGACGCGTGA
- the SBF1 gene encoding myotubularin-related protein 5 isoform X6: MARLADYFVLVGYDPGKRGSGDGQGQILQRFPEKDWEDNPFPQGIELFCQPSGWQLFTERNPPTFFVAVLTDINSERHYCACFTFWEAVESAQPQSHPRNGEGVEEEEEPSSPVQPAQLFAPKSLVLVSRLDHAEVFRNSLGLIYTIYVDGLSVSLENVIGNLLTCTIPITGGAQRTISLGAGDRQVIQTPINDSLPVSSCSVALLFRQLGITNVLYLFCAALTEHKILFLSSSYQRLTDACRALLALMFPLKYSFTYVPILPAQLLEVLSTPTPFIIGVHSIFQSETQELLDVVIADLDGGTVNVPECVHISLLPEPLLQQTREALSMVLDPELEVADLAFPPSTISASSLKMQDKEIRAVFLRLFAQLLQGYRWCLHIIRIHPEPVIRFHKAAFLGQRGLTEDDFLTKVLEGMAFAGFVTERGAPYRSIDLFDELVAYEVKRMRAEEGNKQKILRHIKELAEKLYKNENPYPAVTMHKVQKPTEGCHLRLHQKPFPRLDEGTVQWIIDQATAKLQTAPPAVKAEKKCMVPSGPPIAAIMERNGNALANSARRLEVVRNCISYVFENKMLEAKKLFPAVLRAMKGRAARHCLTQELNLHVQQNRAVLDHQQFDFIIRMMNCCLQDCTAMDEHGIAAALLPLVTAFCRKLSPGITQFAYSCVQEHVVWTNIQFWEAMFYCDVQNHIRALYLDNNEENHVDEESTEGPQEAKSALEIASEQLRLWPTMSREKQQELIQKEESTVFSQAIHYANRMSYLLLPLDTSKNRLLRSSGLGDVESVSNSFVTNSIAGSVAESYDTESGFEDAESSDVANYVVRFINRFVDKVCTESGVTNEHLKGLHVMIPDIVQMHIETLDAVHRESKRLPPIQKPKLLRPNLLVGEECVMEGLRVCLMPDGREEAAGGNIGGPPLLPAEGAIFLTTYRIIFKGTPTDPLVGEQVVIRSFPIASLTKEKKFNIEAPMDQFIQEGLQLRSCTFQLLKIAFDEEVASDSAEVFRKHLHKLRYPQHVRGTFAFTVGQSPKQAMQPKAKEKNPSLRTLSKNLVKNAKKTIGRQYVTRKKYTPPTWEQRSSQHFPEDNEDEISVSEEMDRSTLTPTTTIRPSDKMTINHLVERACCRDYQRMGLGTLSSSLTRSKNEPFRISTVNRMYAICRSYPGLLIVPQSIQDNTIQRISRCYRQNRFPVVCWRNSRTKAVLLRSGGLHGKGVVGLFKSQNAPTAGPSQTDSTSLEQEKYLQAVINSMPHYADAGGRNTLSGFTSAHMSSSGKWGSIRASGRMSSYALNMEIGSRLAGKDLLGAQHNGTPSEASFLRQHRASLYIIGDKSQLKGVKPDPLQHWEVVPIEVFDVRQVKASFKKLMKACVPGCHSPDTSVTYLRSLEESEWLSQIHKILQISVLVVELLDTGSSVLVSLEDGWDITTQVVSLVQLLSDPYYRTLEGFRLLVEKEWLSFGHRFSHRGAQTLAGQSSGFAPIFLQFLDCVHQIHLQFPMEFEFSQYYLKFLSYHYISNRFRTFLLDSDYERIELGLLYEEKGERKSQQVYKSIWDYIDRLNKKAPIFFNYMYAPEDGEVLRPYSNISNLKVWDYYTEETLSEGPSYDWELTQGQPEHMEEADRQDTSAPQTKRKIIWPCYDNRSRVEPDAISKLLEELHNLEMELGQIPERWKDTWDKVKASQRTEARQEGSRTPSSLLMSSGLSHHRRSLGVYLQESGVGSTLNLSLDSDTSSTSTPSSGKQGGRKSTSTLYSQFQMSESENRSYEGSLYKKGAFMKPWKSRWFVLDKTKHQLRYYDSRMDTECKGVIDLADVESITPGTPTMGAPKTVDEKAFFDLKTTKRVYNFCAQDVQLAQQWIDRIQSCLSDA, translated from the exons AGGACGATCTCTCTgggagcaggggacaggcaggtgaTCCAGACACCCATCAATGACTCGCTTCCCGTCAGCAGCTGCAGCGTGGCCCTGCTCTTCCGCCAGCTCG gCATCACCAACGTGCTGTATCTCTTCTGTGCAGCGCTTACCGAACACAAGATCCTGTTTCTCTCCAGCAGTTACCAGAGGCTGACTGACGCCTGCCGGGCTCTCCTTGCGCTTATGTTCCCCCTCAAGTACAG CTTCACCTACGTGCCCATCTTGCCTGCACAGCTCCTTGAGGTACTGAGCACCCCGACGCCCTTCATTATCGGGGTCCACTCCATCTTCCAGTCGGAGACGCAGGAGCTG CTGGATGTTGTCATCGCAGACCTGGACGGGGGGACAGTGAATGTCCCCGAGTGTGTACATATCTCCCTGCTCCCCGAACCCCTGCTCCAGCAGACCCGGGAAGCCCTCTCCATG GTCTTGGACCCGGAGCTGGAGGTGGCAGATCTTGCATTCCCCCCTTCAACGATTTCTGCCTCTTCTCTCAAAATGCAG gaTAAGGAGATCCGGGCTGTCTTCCTCCGCTTGTTTGCACAGCTGCTTCAGGGCTATCGCTGGTGTCTGCACATCATCCGCATCCATCCTGAGCCCGTCATCCGATTCCATAAG GCAGCCTTCCTTGGGCAGAGGGGGCTGACGGAGGACGACTTCCTCACCAAGGTGCTGGAGGGCATGGCGTTCGCCGGCTTCGTGACCGAGCGGGGGGCCCCGTACCGCTCCATCGACCTGTTCGATGAG CTTGTGGCTTACGAAGTGAAGCGCATGCGCGCAGAAGAGGGGAACAAGCAGAAAATACTGCGGCACATCAAGGAGCTGGCGGAGAAACTTTACAAAAAT GAGAACCCGTACCCCGCGGTGACCATGCACAAGGTGCAGAAGCCCACGGAAGGTTGTCACCTGCGCCTCCACCAGAAGCCTTTTCCCCGTCTGGATGAGGGGACGGTGCAGTGGATCATTGACCAGGCCACGGCCAAGCTGCAGACGGCTCCTCCTGCTgtgaaggcagagaagaaatgcATGGTGCCATCAGGACCCCCCATTG CTGCCATCATGGAGCGCAACGGCAACGCCCTGGCCAACAGCGCCCGTCGCCTGGAGGTGGTCAGAAACTGCATCTCCTACGTCTTTGAGAACAAGATGTTAGAAGCCAAAAAG TTGTTCCCTGCTGTGCTGCGCGCCATGAAGGGCCGAGCCGCCAGGCACTGCCTGACCCAGGAGCTGAACCTCCACGTGCAGCAGAACCGGGCGGTGCTGGATCACCAGCAGTTTGATTTCATCATCCGCATGATGAACTGCTGTTTGCAG GACTGCACTGCCATGGACGAGCACGGGATTGCAGCCGCGCTCTTGCCGCTGGTCACCGCTTTCTGCCGA aaACTGAGCCCGGGCATCACGCAGTTTGCGTACAGCTGTGTGCAGGAGCATGTGGTGTGGACCAACATCCAGTTCTGGGAGGCCATGTTCTACTGCGACGTGCAGAACCACATCCGAGCCTTGTACCTGGACAACAACGAGGAGAACCACGTGGATGAG GAGAGCACAGAAGGGCCCCAGGAGGCCAAGTCTGCCCTGGAGATAGCATCGGAGCAGCTGAGGCTCTGGCCCACCATGAGCcgagagaagcagcaggagctgatcCAGAAGGAGGAGAGCACTGTTTTCAGCCAGGCCATCCACTACGCCAACCGCATGAGCTACCTGCTGCTGCCCCTCGACACCAGCAAGAACCGCCTGCTACGCAGCTCCGGGCTGGGGGACGTGGAGAGTGTCAGCAACAGCTTCGTCACCAACAG CATCGCTGGCAGCGTGGCTGAGAGCTATGACACAGAAAGTGGATTTGAGGATGCAGAGAGTTCTGACGTGGCCAACTACGTGGTGCGATTCATCAACCGCTTTGTGGACAAAGTCTGCACGGAGAGTGGAGTCACCAACGAGCACCTCAAGGGGCTGCACGTCATGATCCCTG ATATTGTGCAGATGCACATAGAGACACTGGACGCCGTGCACAGGGAGAGCAAGAGGCTTCCTCCCATCCAGAAG CCAAAGCTGCTGCGCCCCAACCTGTTGGTGGGTGAGGAGTGTGTGATGGAAGGGCTCCGCGTGTGCCTCATGCCTGATGGACGGGAAGAAGCTGCTGGAGGGAATATTGGTGGTCCACCTCTCCTCCCTGCGGAAGGAGCCATCTTCCTCACCACTTACCGCATCATCTTCAAAGGCACTCCCACGGACCCGCTGG TGGGGGAGCAGGTGGTGATCCGATCCTTCCCCATTGCCTCGCTGACCAAAGAGAAGAAGTTCAATATCGAGGCCCCAATGGATCAGTTCATCCAGGAGGGCTTGCAGCTGCGCTCGTGCACATTCCAG TTGCTGAAGATTGCCTTCGATGAGGAGGTGGCTTCAGACAGTGCTGAGGTCTTCAGGAAGCACCTGCACAAGCTGCGTTACCCCCAGCACGTGCGTGGCACCTTCGCCTTCACTGTGGGCCAGTCACCCAAGCAAGCCATGCAGCCCAAGGCCAAGGAGAAGAACCCCTCGCTCAG GACACTCTCCAAAAACCTGGTGAAAAATGCCAAGAAAACAATTGGCCGCCAATACGTGACGCGAAAGAAATACACGCCGCCCACGTGGGAGCAGCGGAGCAGCCAGCACTTCCCAGAGGACAACGAGGATGAAATCTCAG TGTCTGAAGAGATGGACAGAAGCACTTtgacccccaccaccaccatcagaCCTTCGGACAAGATGACCATCAACCACTTGGTGGAGCGAGCCTGCTGCCGCGACTACCAGCggatggggctgggcaccctCAGCAGCAGCCTCACCCGCTCCAAGAACGAGCCCTTCCGCATCTCCACCGTCAACCGCATGTACGCCATTTGCCGCAG CTACCCCGGGCTGCTCATCGTGCCGCAGAGCATCCAGGACAACACCATCCAGCGCATCTCCCGCTGCTACCGCCAGAACCGCTTCCCCGTGGTGTGCTGGCGAAACTCCCGCACCAAGGCCGTGCTGTTGCGCTCGGGGGGGCTGCATGGCAAGGGCGTCGTGGGCCTCTTCAAGTCCCAGAACGCCCCCACCGCAG GCCCCTCGCAGACGGACTCCACCAGTTTGGAGCAGGAGAAGTACCTGCAGGCCGTGATCAACTCCATGCCACACTACGCCGACGCAGGCGGGCGCAACACGCTCAGTGGCTTCACCTCGGCGCACATGAGCAGCTCAG gcaaGTGGGGCAGCATCCGAGCCAGTGGGCGCATGAGCAGCTACGCCCTGAACATGGAGATCGGGTCGCGCCTGGCTGGGAAGGACCTGCTGGGTGCCCAGCACAACGGCACCCCCTCGGAGGCCAGCTTCCTGCGCCAGCACCGCGCCTCGCTCTACATCATCGGGGACAAGTCACAGCTGAAG GGGGTGAAACCGGACCCGCTGCAGCACTGGGAGGTGGTGCCCATCGAGGTGTTCGATGTGCGGCAGGTGAAGGCCAGCTTCAAGAAGCTGATGAAGGCTTGCGTGCCCGGCTGCCActctcctgacaccagtgtcacCTACTTGCGGTCCCTGGAGGAGTCCGAGTGGCTGTCCCAG ATCCATAAGATCCTGCAGATTTCGGTGTTGGTGGTGGAGCTCCTGGACACGGGCTCCTCTGTGCTGGTCAGCCTGGAGGACGGCTGGGACATTACCACGCAG gtggTCTCCTTGGTGCAGCTGCTCTCGGACCCCTACTACCGCACGCTGGAGGGCTTCCGCCTGCTGGTGGAGAAGGAGTGGCTGTCCTTCGGGCACCGCTTCAGCCACCGCGGGGCCCAGACCCTGGCCGGCCAGAGCAGCGGTTTTGCCCCCATCTTCCTGCAGTTCCTGGACTGTGTACATCAG ATCCACCTGCAGTTCCCCATGGAGTTCGAGTTCAGCCAGTACTACCTGAAGTTCCTCAGCTACCACTACATTTCCAACCGTTTCCGGACGTTCCTGCTGGACTCCGACTACGAGCGCATCGAGCTGG GCCTCCTTTACGAGGAGAAGGGTGAGCGGAAGAGCCAGCAGGTCTACAAGTCCATCTGGGATTACATTGACCGGCTGAACAAGAAAGCCCCCATCTTCTTCAACTACATGTATGCCCCCGAGGATGGGGAG GTGCTAAGGCCGTACAGCAACATTTCCAACCTGAAGGTGTGGGACTACTACACGGAGGAGACGCTTTCCGAGGGCCCCTCCTACGACTGGGAGCTGACGCAGGGGCAGCCGGAGCACATGGAGGAGGCGGATCGGCAGGACACCAGTGCCCCCCAGACCAAGCGCAAGATCATCTGGCCGTGCTACGACAACCGCAGCCGCGTGGAGCCCGACGCCATCTCCAAACTGCTGGAG GAGCTGCACAACCTGGAGATGGAGCTGGGGCAGATCCCGGAGCGCTGGAAGGACACGTGGGACAAGGTCAAAGCTTCCCAGCGCACGGAGGCGCGGCAGGAGGGCAGCCGG acccccagctccctgctgatGTCCTCCGGGCTCTCCCACCACCGGCGCTCGCTGGGTGTCTACCTGCAGGAGAGCGGGGTGGGCTCCACCCTCAACCTCAGCCTCGACAGCGACACCAGCAGCACCTCCACCCCCTCCAGCGGGAAGCAGGGCGGCCGCAAGAGCACCAGCACGCTCTACAGCCAGTTCCAGATGTCGGAGAGCGAGAACAG GTCCTACGAGGGGTCTCTGTACAAGAAAGGAGCCTTCATGAAACCGTGGAAGTCTCGCTGGTTCGTGCTGGATAAAACCAAACATCAG CTGCGGTACTACGACAGCCGGATGGACACGGAGTGCAAAGGGGTGATCGACCTGGCTGACGTGGAGTCCATCACCCCAGGAACCCCCACCATGGGGGCCCCCAAGACGGTGGATGAGAAAGCCTTCTTCGAT ctgAAGACGACGAAACGAGTTTACAATTTCTGCGCCCAGGATGTGCAGCTGGCCCAGCAGTGGATCGACCGCATCCAGAGCTGCTTGTCGGACGCGTGA